A window from Carassius auratus strain Wakin unplaced genomic scaffold, ASM336829v1 scaf_tig00017060, whole genome shotgun sequence encodes these proteins:
- the LOC113075456 gene encoding cystine/glutamate transporter-like yields MPRRTLSVPHPTGDPTPSNFGEKDPLKSNEDPHAGAPEEKVELRKKVTLLRGISIITGTIIGAGIFISPKGILKNSGSVGMSLVVWIACGILSLFGALSYAELGTSIKKSGGHYTYILEAFGPKMAFMRMWVDMIAIRPAGLAVIALAFGRYILEPLFMPCGVPEIAIKLATTIGLTAVMYLNSMSVSWTARIQIFLTFTKLLTIAVIIVPGVYLLFKGQTKNFENAFEVSTVHLSGLPLAFYSGMFAYAGWFYLNFVTEEVENPERTVPLAICISMAIVMICYTMTNVAYYTVMSAEELLASDAVAVTFAEKLMGNFSFAVPVFVALSCFGSMNGCLFAISRMFYVASREGQLPEVLAMIHIRRHTPLPAVIVLYPITLLILFLGDIYSLLNFMSFLRWLFIGVAVIGLIYMRYTRPDMPRPFKVPIFIPAVFSLTCFFMVFLSLYSDPINTGIGFAISLTGIPAYYIFIHCERKPKWFQKFSDYVNRSLQIILEVVPADQ; encoded by the exons ATGCCCAGAAGGACTTTGTCAGTTCCGCATCCCACCGGGGATCCAACTCCAAGTAATTTTGGAGAGAAAGACCCTCTCAAATCAAATGAAGACCCCCATGCCGGAGCCCCCGAGGAGAAGGTGGAACTGCGGAAGAAGGTGACCCTGCTCAGGGGAATCTCTATCATCACTGGGACGATCATTGGAGCGGGAATATTCATTTCTCCAAAGGGAATTCTGAAAAACTCAGGCAGCGTGGGAATGTCACTGGTGGTGTGGATTGCCTGTGGGATTCTCTCTCTTTTCG GTGCTCTATCATATGCTGAGCTGGGTACAAGTATTAAAAAGTCTGGTGGCCATTACACGTACATTCTGGAGGCGTTTGGTCCGAAAATGGCTTTTATGAGAATGTGGGTTGACATGATTGCCATAAG ACCTGCAGGTTTGGCTGTGATCGCTCTGGCATTTGGCCGCTATATCTTAGAGCCCCTCTTCATGCCATGTGGAGTTCCTGAAATTGCCATTAAATTGGCCACAACAATCGGACTCA CTGCGGTAATGTATCTTAACAGCATGAGTGTAAGCTGGACTGCCAGAATCCAGATCTTCCTCACATTCACCAAGCTGCTCACTATTGCCGTTATCATTGTTCCAGGAGTATACCTACTTTTCAAAG GGCAGACCAAAAACTTTGAGAATGCATTTGAGGTCAGCACCGTACATTTGTCAGGGCTTCCTCTCGCCTTCTACTCAGGGATGTTCGCCTATGCCGGCTG GTTTTACTTGAATTTTGTGACTGAGGAGGTGGAGAATCCTGAGAG GACGGTGCCTCTTGCCATCTGCATCTCCATGGCGATAGTAATGATCTGTTACACAATGACAAACGTGGCATATTACACTGTGATGTCAGCAGAAGAGCTGTTAGCCTCCGATGCCGTAGCTGTG ACTTTTGCAGAGAAACTGATGGGAAACTTCTCTTTTGCAGTTCCAGTTTTTGTGGCTCTGTCTTGCTTTGGGTCCATGAATGGATGCCTTTTTGCTATCTCAAG AATGTTCTATGTGGCCTCTCGAGAAGGTCAGCTTCCTGAAGTTCTCGCCATGATTCACATACGCCGACACACGCCATTACCGGCTGTGATAGTCCTG TATCCAATCACACTACTGATCCTCTTCCTAGGGGACATCTACAGCCTGCTGAACTTCATGAGCTTCCTGCGCTGGTTGTTCATCGGGGTTGCTGTCATCGGCCTCATCTACATGCGCTACACACGCCCTGATATGCCCCGACCATTTAAG gTCCCTATTTTCATCCCCGCTGTGTTCTCCCTCACCTGCTTCTTCATGGTCTTCCTTTCTCTATATTCAGATCCAATTAATACTGGTATTGGCTTCGCCATCTCTCTCACAGGCATCCCTGCATACTACATATTCATCCACTGCGAAAGAAAACCCAAATGGTTCCAGAAATTCTCAG ATTATGTGAACAGATCACTACAAATCATCCTAGAAGTGGTTCCTGCCGATCAATGA